The genomic stretch agaagcgagcttgtgattggttgaatgtgcacgacttttaacacaacttttaactagtttagtatcgaaaacatatttaaattattatatgacaatcttgcgcaatatttcccctatcaatcaagccattggtgtttagaatctgttcagaggtaatgataaaagaagcattttaaaacggtgttgaaacacctgttgcagctaccgaaagcgagctcgttattggttgaaagctgtgagactgtttacaaagtcagatcggttgtatccgttagtgtcgactgtgcttgtgaagagaggtggtgattggttgctcggtatgatttagacaatcgatgtgatttatcaatttttcaatagtgtatctcgaacaataggttatttttgttacataaattcaaccgtaaaagaatttctgatcggttgatgccaaaacctcgaaattctgaaaagaaatgactgatgtataagcgctcaaaacctgaccactttttcctggttttccccggttgaattactagattttaaaattcaggtgcctaacttcgatatagacgttagtccaacgtcaaaaccaAGAACAAATTATCAATGATGAATATCAAACATAGTCAGGATGAATCAGTACGACTGTGAACAAAAATAAGAGGAAACACAGTTTACAGGAAATTAAATCGTTGCCTTCTTTCGTCCCTGAAAGTTTTCCTATACCTTCTGAACATGACAAAAAAGCACTCATGTGTTAATTAaacttaaaataattttaatatgcgaaaacaattaaataatcaaaataaattttcttcgcCGTACATAAACACTGTTCATTTCCGTCCATTTTATATACCAATTTTTTCATGGCCTGCTTGAACTTTCACGCAACACAGCACCGCCACGAACTTTCTCGATCTGTCTCTCCATAAGATCTCTACCCTGCAATAATAATTTCACCAATCCCACAAACAGATTTTAGAACGGGTCAAACGGGATCGCAAATTTTATCGCTCAGTTTTATGAAGTTGCTAACAGATTTGTTTTCCTATTGAACAGCTCTTGCCGGATTTAGGTTAAAAATAACTTACTTTTTCCTTTAACAGACGACGACTGCTATTGCTGGTCTACCCATGGCTGCCGACACTCTCGCTCGGACTTCTTGTTACATCCAACGTCTGGCTGGAAACATTCTACTCCTGGTTGCGTCCATTTGTCTGGAAATCGTCTCCGGAAATGCGGCACACTTGATTCACTACTGTTCAGCAGGTTTCATTTGCAATAGAACAACAATGTTCGGCGTTTTTCGCACAGGACTGTTTTTTTCTCACGGTCTCAATTACGGAATATCGATTACCCTAGTCGTGCATTTCTATGGCGATTGTTAACCTATTTTCCGCTGGTTTGTACACTTCAGTACTCAACTTCTACAGCATTCACCGTCGTTTTCCTCTACTGTTCGCAAATCAAACCTAAAAACTGCACAAATGgtcaaaaaactggaaaaattttCCGCCGTAGCCGAGGTCCAGAGAAAAATTGAACCGTCTTCGAAAAATCGCAAGGCGATACACACTTTAAGCTGCGACGACTTCTGCTGCTGCACCTTTGCCTTTTGCACCGCTGGATTGGTTGGAATTGGCTGACGAGCCGAACGGGCCCGACACGAGAGCGTGAAAATGAGCAGAAATTTTCCTGCCCGAGGCATTTTCCCCCTGTGTGTTGTCTGCTGCACGCACACAGGAGGCGCCGGATACCGGACGGGACGGACAGACGACACACAGACAAACGAATGGATAACCCACCCGATGTGACTGCTTGTGTGTGTACGTTCGTAGGAGGTCGGGTTCATCGGGATACGAAACATGGGAGAATGGATCTGCTTCCTGATTGTACGTAATTACGGTAGACGGAATTATCAAAAGAAAAGTTGTCACGATTTTTTCTGATTATCTGTGAAGAACACAATGGTTAATCAAAATTCGAGCAAATAGAAAGGGGTCTTGAAAATACTACAATATTTCCTGAATGCAGTCAAAGTTTGGTACAAAACCATAATTCAATTATGTTTAGATACGAAGacattttcttgaaaaaaaaatgacaaactcAACGTTTGAAAGGAAACGCAAAGTTTTTAAAGTAAAATCCATAACTTGTGCATCGCCGCAGAGGCATGGATTTTCCTTGCTAAATAACAGAATATGAAAACAACAAACACGTAGCCCACCGCAATTGCTGTATTGGTAAGTTTTCCTCCCACACTGTCGTAACAAGACCGCGGCCGCGGTTCTAGGTAAACTACGGAAGAAAAATGCACACAGAGTGCAACGGGACGTACATAATCCGCCTCCAGAGTCAGGCCTGCTTTCACCCTACTGCGTATGTTAACTTCGCTGACCTAACCACCAAAGGCGGAAATCTCGATATCTCCTGTGGTGTACAAGACTCCGGAAATTTCATCGAGAGAGAGGCCAAAGGACGAGAAAAAATATAGTATTAtgaaagagagcatagcaaAGTGACTCTACCAATACAAAGCCAAACTTGATTTGACTTTTCCTTAGCGAAGGTGCGTCCCGGTGAATTTTTAACACAAGTTGCCCACTGTTGCTGTCAGACGGACGGTCGACGGTAGCCGCTGTGGCAAGTGGCAGTGAATTAGTAGTTTGTAGAATAAGTAGTTTCTTAAATGTCATTCCAGTTACTAACGTTTCAATTTCTCGCAACGAAAAAGTGTGTGATTTAGATTGTAAACAAACAAATCGAAAGCAAAATCAATTGAAGTAtttatccggaattttaaacCACCACCACCATTTTTACATACCGTGGTGAATATAGGGGAAAACGTCAAAACTCGACTCGTTCATCATATCACgatgaacataaacaaacaaggGTTGAAACTACAGTCGGCACTTGTTATAGAAGCATTTTAACCGAAGTTACGATGCCGAGAATTTTGAAATGGGTACCAATCTACGTCCGAAATCACTACCCACCTTTGATTCATTGATACGAGTAAGTAGGAGGTTGGTTTTTCTTCGGAATGCAATGAATTTCCTTACACCCATTGCAGTCGGGTTTGCTGGTGCTTCTTTCGAGCTGCTGTTATCTTCCCTACCGCACGGGAACATTCGTGTTTGACGACAGCGTTGCGATAGTTAAGAACAAGGATGTTCTCAACAGTGACACGCCTCTACGGGAGCTATTCCGGCACGACTTCTGGGGTACCAATCTGACGGATGCAAGCAGCCACAAATCATACCGGCCACTAACCGTGCTAAGCTTCCAGCAGGAGGTGAAACGGTACGGACTGGATGCAACCCACATGAAAACGACCAATTGGTTGCTTCACACGATTATTGGACTGCTGCTGCCGAAGTGCTTCAGGGCTGTTAGTGGAAGCCGGCGAAGTCAACCGTATGGCTTTGAATACTGGGCTGCTGTTCTGTTCGTTGTGCATCCTATTCATACAGAGGCCGTTTCCGGAATAGTCGGACGGGCCGAGCTGTTGGCCtcgttttggtttatttttggtgTGATAATTTATAGTTGTTTGTTAAAAGGTAAGCGAATAGTAACCTTAACTTAGTTTTATTACAATTGCAATTTAAAGATATTTTAAAatagtatttatgataaatgtgAAGACACTTAACTTACCAACCTCAGCACGTTCTCATTAAACGATTGTTGTAGTCAGAATCGGATAAAATCTGTGTAGTCGCGTATTGTAGTTTGATGGTTGATCTGAAATTATTCGAAAGTATAATCAAATTAGCTTTTTGTTTTAGAtggacacagttcgatacggaGTCAGGTAACCATCATTCTAGCAGTGTTTATCTGCACCATCATATCAATACTTTGTAAAGAGACTGGTATTACTATATTGGTAACTAATGTTGTGATTTATAACTACTGTTCAGAGACTAAAACTGGTCGACTTTTTTTCCAGGCCACCTGCGCTGCACTCGACATTCTAAAACACCTCAATACTCATAGCTCTATAAGATCAATTCTCAAAAACAACTTCCTCATGGCCCGAGTCATAACAATGTTCCTTATGACCTGCGTCCTCATCTACTGCCGGCTGTGGGTTCAGAATTTTACCGGGCCACAGTTTCGAGACAAGGACAACCAGGTTGCGATCAGCCAAGGTCTGACCAAAATCCTATCACAAAACTACCTGTACAGTCTGAATCTATGGCTCCTGATCTGCCCAGATTGGCTGAGCTTCGATTGGGCACTGGATTCTATTCCCTTGGTCAGTTCACTCTTCGACTACAGACTAATGTTTGTGATAATATTTTACACCTTTGTGATAAGTATACTCCTGCGCACGAAAGCTCGAACGCACGTCCTTCGGGGCCTAGCCCTGATGGTCATCCCGTTTCTTCCGGCATGCGGCTTAATCCGTGTTGGATTCGTGATAGCAGAACGCGTTCTGTATATTCCTTCCCTAGGATTTTGCTTCCTGGTAGCATTCGGATTTAAGCACCTCTACAATAAAGCAAAAGTACGTTGGATTCGCAGGCTGATCGGATTAGGATTCGGTTTTCTTTGCCTGCTGTTTGTTCTCAGAACCATACAACGCTCCGCGCACTGGACCACGGAACACCTTCTATTTCGATCGGCACTACGAATAGTTCCAAACAACGCAAAAGTACACTACAACATTGCACGATTAGCGACGGATCACGGAGATCGGGAAACGGCTTTTGCCTTTTACAAACAAGCAATTAAACTATACCCGGAGTACGAAGCAGCGCATATGAATTTGGGAAACTTGTACCGAGATATTCAGGATTATGACCGAGCGCTGGTGCATCTGAAAAAAGCTATTGAATTCCACGAAGACTTCCACACAGCGTGGATGAACCTAGGAATCGTGCATGCAGCAATGAAGAATTACGATGCGGCTTTGGCTTGCTACCAGCGTGCAATGCTCAAGCAGAAGCATTATCCCAACTGCATGTTCAACCTGGGAAATTTGGTGAGATTTTTcatcttatttttaatttctcttgTTCCAATTCTTAATTTCTCCAGTACAACGACATGGGCAAACAAAGACTTGCTTTAGCTACCTGGAATGAAACCGTTCATCAGGACCCACATCACATTAAGGCATGGAACAATATGGTCAATGTGTACGACAATGCCAACATGCAGCAGCAAGTTCTCGCCGTCACCGACCGAGCCCTTAAGCATCTACCGGGAAACCCGACTCTGCTAGCATCAAAAGCAACAGCTCTAGCAAAAATGGGACAATTCCACCAGGCAGAACGAATCTACGCCGATC from Wyeomyia smithii strain HCP4-BCI-WySm-NY-G18 chromosome 3, ASM2978416v1, whole genome shotgun sequence encodes the following:
- the LOC129732057 gene encoding protein O-mannosyl-transferase TMTC4, which encodes MGTNLRPKSLPTFDSLIRSGLLVLLSSCCYLPYRTGTFVFDDSVAIVKNKDVLNSDTPLRELFRHDFWGTNLTDASSHKSYRPLTVLSFQQEVKRYGLDATHMKTTNWLLHTIIGLLLPKCFRAVSGSRRSQPYGFEYWAAVLFVVHPIHTEAVSGIVGRAELLASFWFIFGVIIYSCLLKDGHSSIRSQVTIILAVFICTIISILCKETGITILATCAALDILKHLNTHSSIRSILKNNFLMARVITMFLMTCVLIYCRLWVQNFTGPQFRDKDNQVAISQGLTKILSQNYLYSLNLWLLICPDWLSFDWALDSIPLVSSLFDYRLMFVIIFYTFVISILLRTKARTHVLRGLALMVIPFLPACGLIRVGFVIAERVLYIPSLGFCFLVAFGFKHLYNKAKVRWIRRLIGLGFGFLCLLFVLRTIQRSAHWTTEHLLFRSALRIVPNNAKVHYNIARLATDHGDRETAFAFYKQAIKLYPEYEAAHMNLGNLYRDIQDYDRALVHLKKAIEFHEDFHTAWMNLGIVHAAMKNYDAALACYQRAMLKQKHYPNCMFNLGNLYNDMGKQRLALATWNETVHQDPHHIKAWNNMVNVYDNANMQQQVLAVTDRALKHLPGNPTLLASKATALAKMGQFHQAERIYADLIAANPQVEKYHQNMGVLYHRWGKLDQAEHLYREALKLNPRSEMAKTNLAKLLATSAKRRGKF